Proteins co-encoded in one Papaver somniferum cultivar HN1 chromosome 5, ASM357369v1, whole genome shotgun sequence genomic window:
- the LOC113280786 gene encoding uncharacterized protein LOC113280786 — MSEEILREMAELREMMTARRNGERRQLEEAVEEARKTPFARQIQIEIIPPKCNLPVFTSIFDGSTCAVQHIKAYSRSLLQWEDNDAVLCKYFPASLTGEASEWFEGFPVGTITSFRHLQNVFLGQYISNNMSRPGIETSFGLRRRINESLRHVTTRWRTMCSEMARRVDERNLIISFINALFPTDLLYTQIFRIKDIITMSELREFQEEYIALEEKQRDMESYPVAIPNANNGNAS; from the coding sequence ATGAGTGAAGAAATTCTTCGAGAAATGGCAGagttaagagaaatgatgactgcgCGAAGAAATGGTGAAAGGAGACAGTTAGAAGAAGCAGTAGAGGAAGCTAGAAAAACACCCTTTGCAAGGCAAATACAAATTGAAATAATACCACCTAAGTGCAATTTACCAGTATTCacaagtatatttgatggaagcACATGTGCAGTACAACACATAAAAGCTTACAGCCGATCTCTGTTGCAATGGGAAGATAACGATGcagtattgtgcaagtatttcccAGCGAGCTTAACAGGGGAAGCTTCGGAATGGTTCGAAGGGTTTCCAGTGGGGACCATTACATCATTTCGTCATTTACAGAACGTCTTTTTGGGACAATATATCAGTAACAATATGtcaagaccagggattgagacATCCTTTGGACTTCGCAGAAGGATCAATGAGAGTTTGCGTCATGTAACCACGCGTTGGAggaccatgtgtagtgaaatggcaagACGAGTGGATGAACGAAATCTTATAATATCCTTTATCAATGCTCTTTTTCCTACAGATTTATTATATACACAGATCTTCAGGATAAAGGATATCATAACAATGTCAGAGTTGCGCGAATTTCAAGAGGAGTATATAGCACTTGAGGAGAAGCAAAGAGATATGGAGTCTTACCCAGTTGCGATACCTAATGCGAATAATGGGAATGCAAGTTAA